In a genomic window of Temperatibacter marinus:
- the rplM gene encoding 50S ribosomal protein L13, with translation MKTYSAKPADISKEWILIDAEGLVLGRMAAIVANILRGKNKVTYTPHMDCGDNVIIINADKVKLTGKKRSDKVYYRHTGHPGGIKSQTAGEILDGRFPERVIEKAVQRMIPSGPLGRQQMRNLRVYAGAEHKQEAQNPKVLDVASMNSKNAR, from the coding sequence ATGAAAACATATTCAGCAAAACCCGCTGATATTAGCAAAGAGTGGATCCTTATCGACGCAGAAGGTCTTGTCCTTGGTCGTATGGCTGCGATTGTTGCTAACATTCTACGCGGTAAAAACAAAGTGACATACACACCACATATGGATTGTGGCGACAATGTTATCATCATCAATGCAGACAAAGTAAAACTGACAGGCAAAAAACGGTCTGACAAAGTTTACTACCGTCACACAGGTCACCCAGGTGGTATTAAATCACAAACTGCTGGTGAAATCCTTGACGGTCGCTTTCCTGAGCGTGTTATTGAAAAAGCTGTTCAGCGTATGATCCCATCAGGCCCACTTGGCCGTCAGCAAATGCGTAACCTACGCGTTTATGCGGGTGCAGAGCACAAACAAGAAGCACAGAACCCTAAAGTTCTAGACGTTGCTTCTATGAACTCTAAGAATGCGAGGTAG